In one Perca fluviatilis chromosome 7, GENO_Pfluv_1.0, whole genome shotgun sequence genomic region, the following are encoded:
- the phactr4b gene encoding phosphatase and actin regulator 4B isoform X9 gives MNQAWHAQPDDRKGRSPSDGDRRGAPGSRGTGLHEDVRKGGGMGSRAHVEGEWKPNLVWQGQIHGQMEEGRRGGRLHPEDGQKRPGLQKAPSEDCRRSRPAEADWKPTLPRHASAEEGRARRESDSHFVPDPEALRDALRDTLREPLPPKQSVMPPKWLMTSPPEPGSKGPPRTPSNHPTTQYCSPSTASGVAPKPVRSISSAGAPSQQSSCVAPTSTSHGTKQPPLPPPKPVNRGNATMLVSALQGGENAQLPLYWSCWKRECDYDVYLSLPVYLCRRAGGLRSGDFTQATGGASLVPAKPSPPMPPKRTTPVTKRNTEDSSHPIIPSPLSLEDHSNLPMGFQLPPPPPSPPLPTHIPPSPPRQHIHAHHLHHQHSYPHPLPQPIPMLFDPPSPTNESPQRPAPVPLHIMIQRALSSPGPAQPHPDGLQRAHTLLFETPPDYQGGRPLPVSIQPLKLSEDDYSEEEEEEDDEEEEEYDGEIPQPELEPRSRRCLIGDAGVCVIPGGNSSEEEEDEVEEDEEGEQDMRGEDSDSDGPVLYKDEDSDEDEEDEPPLSALASRVKRKDTLALKLSSRPCAPERDRFAQDRSNREDQPPGQTGLTWQSREQWEAIRTQIGTALTRRLSQRPTAEELEQRNILQPRNQADRQAEVREIKRRLTRKLSQRPTVAELQARKILRFHEYVEVTDAQDYDRRAEKPWTKLTPADKAAIRKELNDYKSTEMEVHEESRIYTRFHRP, from the exons ATGAACCAGGCCTGGCACGCCCAGCCAGACGACCGCAAAGGCCGATCTCCTTCGGATGGAGACCGCCGGGGAGCTCCGGGCTCCAGGGGCACGGGACTGCATGAAGATGTGCGGAAAGGGGGAGGGATGGGCTCACGTGCACATGTTGAGGGCGAGTGGAAGCCCAACCTGGTCTGGCAGGGCCAGATTCATGGTCAGATGGAGGAGGGCAGACGTGGGGGCAGACTTCACCCTGAGGACGGGCAGAAGAGGCCCGGGCTGCAGAAGGCCCCATCGGAGGATTGCAGAAGGAGTCGACCTGCCGAAGCGGACTGGAAGCCCACGCTCCCTCGACATGCATCTGCTGAGGAGGGAAGGGCCCGCAGAG AGTCAGACAGCCATTTTGTCCCTGACCCAGAAGCCCTACGCGACGCCCTGCGGGACACCCTGCGTGAACCTCTGCCACCGAAACAGTCTGTCATGCCTCCAAAATGGCTGATGACCTCCCCCCCCGAACCTGGCAGCAAGGGTCCACCTCGAACCCCATCCAACCACCCCACGACCCAGTACTGCTCTCCCTCCACTGCCTCGGGTGTGGCGCCCAAACCTGTTCGGTCCATCTCATCTGCCGGCGCGCCCTCTCAGCAGTCTTCATGTGTAGCCCCGACCTCCACCTCTCATGGCACCAAGCAGCCCCCTCTGCCCCCACCCAAGCCTGTGAACAGGGGCAACGCCACCATGCTGG TCTCCGCCCTGCAGGGGGGAGAGAACGCTCAGCTTCCGCTCTACTGGTCCTGCTGGAAGCGAGAGTGTGACTACGACGTCTACCTGTCCTTGCCCGTCTACCTGTGCCGGCGGGCCGGAGGCCTGCGCTCAG GTGACTTCACCCAAGCCACTGGAGGTGCCAGTCTTGTGCCAGCGAAGCCCTCTCCACCTATGCCTCCTAAGAGGACCACCCCCGTCACCAAACGCAACACGGAGGACTCGAGCCATCCCATCATCCCCTCGCCTCTTTCTCTGGAGGACCACAGCAACCTCCCCATGGGCTTTCagctccctccccctcctccctcccctcccctgccAACACACATACCACCTTCTCCTCCCCGCCAACACATACACGCCCACCACCTCCACCATCAGCACTCCTACCCCCACCCACTGCCTCAACCCATACCCATGCTGTTTGACCCACCAAGCCCGACCAATGAGTCTCCTCAGCGCCCGGCTCCCGTCCCGCTGCATATCATGATCCAGCGAGCCCTGTCCAGTCCCGGCCCGGCTCAGCCGCATCCAGACGGGTTGCAGCGTGCGCACACACTGCTATTTGAAACCCCTCCGGACTACCAAGGTGGTCGCCCACTTCCTGTCAGCATCCAACCACTAAAACT ATCTGAAGATGACTactcagaggaggaagaggaggaagatgatgaggaagaggaggagtacGATGGGGAGATCCCCCAGCCAGAGCTAGAGCCACGGAGTCGCAGATGCTTGATCGGAGACGCCGGTGTTTGCGTCATCCCAGGTGGAAACAgcagtgaggaggaggaagacgagGTAGAAGAGGATGAGGAAGGAGAGCAAGACATGCGTGGGGAGGACAGCGACTCCGACGGTCCTGTGCTTTATAAAGATGAAGACTCCGATGAAGATGAGGAGGACGAACCCCCACTAA GTGCCCTGGCCAGCAGAGTCAAGAGGAAGGACACCTTGGCTCTGAAGCTGAGCAGCCGTCCCTGTGCCCCAGAGAGGGACAGGTTTGCCCAGGACAGGAGCAACAGAGAGGACCAACCTCCAGGACAGACCGGCCTCACCTGGCAGAGCAGGGAGCAGTGGGAGGCCATCCGCACACAGATCGGCACTGCACTCACAAG GCGACTTAGCCAGAGACCCACAGCTGAAGAGCTCGAGCAAAGAAACATCCTTCAGC CCAGAAATCAGGCTGACAGGCAAGCTGAGGTTAGAGAGATCAAGCGGCGGCTGACCAGGAAG CTGAGTCAAAGACCCACAGTTGCAGAACTGCAGGCAAGAAAAATCCTGCGGTTCCACGAGTATGTGGAAGTAACCGATGCTCAAGACTATGATCGGAGAGCAGAAAAGCCGTGGACCAAGCTGACTCCTGCTGATAAG GCGGCCATCCGGAAGGAGCTCAACGATTATAAGAGCACTGAAATGGAGGTCCATGAAGAGAGCAGAATCTACACGAG gtTCCATCGGCCTTAG
- the phactr4b gene encoding phosphatase and actin regulator 4B isoform X3, producing MVRTCPLNPEPLCCSLEQLSATCPSGIFCWDIYRTVNLNASCFPMACCFKSRHHGSWTLNTPIPDDEAEQHHSTMVEEGGSTGDSTPPPKRKGKFSTLGKIFKPWKWRKKKSSDNFKETSEDADTQNLKQHYVKNGHTLPLSAGVGGGGGVVSGGKSPCNQGKLPLESDFRMNQAWHAQPDDRKGRSPSDGDRRGAPGSRGTGLHEDVRKGGGMGSRAHVEGEWKPNLVWQGQIHGQMEEGRRGGRLHPEDGQKRPGLQKAPSEDCRRSRPAEADWKPTLPRHASAEEGRARRESDSHFVPDPEALRDALRDTLREPLPPKQSVMPPKWLMTSPPEPGSKGPPRTPSNHPTTQYCSPSTASGVAPKPVRSISSAGAPSQQSSCVAPTSTSHGTKQPPLPPPKPVNRGNATMLVSALQGGENAQLPLYWSCWKRECDYDVYLSLPVYLCRRAGGLRSGDFTQATGGASLVPAKPSPPMPPKRTTPVTKRNTEDSSHPIIPSPLSLEDHSNLPMGFQLPPPPPSPPLPTHIPPSPPRQHIHAHHLHHQHSYPHPLPQPIPMLFDPPSPTNESPQRPAPVPLHIMIQRALSSPGPAQPHPDGLQRAHTLLFETPPDYQGGRPLPVSIQPLKLSEDDYSEEEEEEDDEEEEEYDGEIPQPELEPRSRRCLIGDAGVCVIPGGNSSEEEEDEVEEDEEGEQDMRGEDSDSDGPVLYKDEDSDEDEEDEPPLSALASRVKRKDTLALKLSSRPCAPERDRFAQDRSNREDQPPGQTGLTWQSREQWEAIRTQIGTALTRRLSQRPTAEELEQRNILQPRNQADRQAEVREIKRRLTRKLSQRPTVAELQARKILRFHEYVEVTDAQDYDRRAEKPWTKLTPADKAAIRKELNDYKSTEMEVHEESRIYTRFHRP from the exons atggtgcggacaTGTCCCTTGAACCCGGAGCCTCTCTGCTGTAGTTTGGAACAGCTATCTGCAACTTGTCCTTCTGGCATTTTCTGTTGGGATATATACAGGACAGTTAATTTGAATGCTTCCTGCTTCCCCATGGCATGCTGTTTCAAGTCCCGCCACCATGGAAGCTGGACGCTTAACACCCCTATTCCAG ATGATGAAGCTGAGCAGCACCACAGCACTATGGTGGAAGAGGGGGGCAGCACAGGGGACAGCACTCCTCCCCCAAAGCGTAAGGGCAAGTTCTCCACCCTTGGCAAGATCTTCAAGCCCTGGAAGTGGCGGAAGAAGAAAAGCAGCGACAATTTCAAGGAAACTTCAGAAG ATGCAGATACACAAAACCTGAAGCAGCACTATGTGAAGAACGGCCACACCCTGCCTTTGAGCGCTGGGgtaggaggaggtggaggggtCGTCAGTGGTGGCAAGAGTCCATGCAACCAGGGCAAACTGCCCTTAGAGTCCGACTTTAGGATGAACCAGGCCTGGCACGCCCAGCCAGACGACCGCAAAGGCCGATCTCCTTCGGATGGAGACCGCCGGGGAGCTCCGGGCTCCAGGGGCACGGGACTGCATGAAGATGTGCGGAAAGGGGGAGGGATGGGCTCACGTGCACATGTTGAGGGCGAGTGGAAGCCCAACCTGGTCTGGCAGGGCCAGATTCATGGTCAGATGGAGGAGGGCAGACGTGGGGGCAGACTTCACCCTGAGGACGGGCAGAAGAGGCCCGGGCTGCAGAAGGCCCCATCGGAGGATTGCAGAAGGAGTCGACCTGCCGAAGCGGACTGGAAGCCCACGCTCCCTCGACATGCATCTGCTGAGGAGGGAAGGGCCCGCAGAG AGTCAGACAGCCATTTTGTCCCTGACCCAGAAGCCCTACGCGACGCCCTGCGGGACACCCTGCGTGAACCTCTGCCACCGAAACAGTCTGTCATGCCTCCAAAATGGCTGATGACCTCCCCCCCCGAACCTGGCAGCAAGGGTCCACCTCGAACCCCATCCAACCACCCCACGACCCAGTACTGCTCTCCCTCCACTGCCTCGGGTGTGGCGCCCAAACCTGTTCGGTCCATCTCATCTGCCGGCGCGCCCTCTCAGCAGTCTTCATGTGTAGCCCCGACCTCCACCTCTCATGGCACCAAGCAGCCCCCTCTGCCCCCACCCAAGCCTGTGAACAGGGGCAACGCCACCATGCTGG TCTCCGCCCTGCAGGGGGGAGAGAACGCTCAGCTTCCGCTCTACTGGTCCTGCTGGAAGCGAGAGTGTGACTACGACGTCTACCTGTCCTTGCCCGTCTACCTGTGCCGGCGGGCCGGAGGCCTGCGCTCAG GTGACTTCACCCAAGCCACTGGAGGTGCCAGTCTTGTGCCAGCGAAGCCCTCTCCACCTATGCCTCCTAAGAGGACCACCCCCGTCACCAAACGCAACACGGAGGACTCGAGCCATCCCATCATCCCCTCGCCTCTTTCTCTGGAGGACCACAGCAACCTCCCCATGGGCTTTCagctccctccccctcctccctcccctcccctgccAACACACATACCACCTTCTCCTCCCCGCCAACACATACACGCCCACCACCTCCACCATCAGCACTCCTACCCCCACCCACTGCCTCAACCCATACCCATGCTGTTTGACCCACCAAGCCCGACCAATGAGTCTCCTCAGCGCCCGGCTCCCGTCCCGCTGCATATCATGATCCAGCGAGCCCTGTCCAGTCCCGGCCCGGCTCAGCCGCATCCAGACGGGTTGCAGCGTGCGCACACACTGCTATTTGAAACCCCTCCGGACTACCAAGGTGGTCGCCCACTTCCTGTCAGCATCCAACCACTAAAACT ATCTGAAGATGACTactcagaggaggaagaggaggaagatgatgaggaagaggaggagtacGATGGGGAGATCCCCCAGCCAGAGCTAGAGCCACGGAGTCGCAGATGCTTGATCGGAGACGCCGGTGTTTGCGTCATCCCAGGTGGAAACAgcagtgaggaggaggaagacgagGTAGAAGAGGATGAGGAAGGAGAGCAAGACATGCGTGGGGAGGACAGCGACTCCGACGGTCCTGTGCTTTATAAAGATGAAGACTCCGATGAAGATGAGGAGGACGAACCCCCACTAA GTGCCCTGGCCAGCAGAGTCAAGAGGAAGGACACCTTGGCTCTGAAGCTGAGCAGCCGTCCCTGTGCCCCAGAGAGGGACAGGTTTGCCCAGGACAGGAGCAACAGAGAGGACCAACCTCCAGGACAGACCGGCCTCACCTGGCAGAGCAGGGAGCAGTGGGAGGCCATCCGCACACAGATCGGCACTGCACTCACAAG GCGACTTAGCCAGAGACCCACAGCTGAAGAGCTCGAGCAAAGAAACATCCTTCAGC CCAGAAATCAGGCTGACAGGCAAGCTGAGGTTAGAGAGATCAAGCGGCGGCTGACCAGGAAG CTGAGTCAAAGACCCACAGTTGCAGAACTGCAGGCAAGAAAAATCCTGCGGTTCCACGAGTATGTGGAAGTAACCGATGCTCAAGACTATGATCGGAGAGCAGAAAAGCCGTGGACCAAGCTGACTCCTGCTGATAAG GCGGCCATCCGGAAGGAGCTCAACGATTATAAGAGCACTGAAATGGAGGTCCATGAAGAGAGCAGAATCTACACGAG gtTCCATCGGCCTTAG
- the phactr4b gene encoding phosphatase and actin regulator 4B isoform X8, with protein sequence MENRDDEAEQHHSTMVEEGGSTGDSTPPPKRKGKFSTLGKIFKPWKWRKKKSSDNFKETSEELERKMSTRRTRQELIDQGVLKEVPDNDADTQNLKQHYVKNGHTLPLSAGVGGGGGVVSGGKSPCNQGKLPLESDFRMNQAWHAQPDDRKGRSPSDGDRRGAPGSRGTGLHEDVRKGGGMGSRAHVEGEWKPNLVWQGQIHGQMEEGRRGGRLHPEDGQKRPGLQKAPSEDCRRSRPAEADWKPTLPRHASAEEGRARRESDSHFVPDPEALRDALRDTLREPLPPKQSVMPPKWLMTSPPEPGSKGPPRTPSNHPTTQYCSPSTASGVAPKPVRSISSAGAPSQQSSCVAPTSTSHGTKQPPLPPPKPVNRGNATMLGDFTQATGGASLVPAKPSPPMPPKRTTPVTKRNTEDSSHPIIPSPLSLEDHSNLPMGFQLPPPPPSPPLPTHIPPSPPRQHIHAHHLHHQHSYPHPLPQPIPMLFDPPSPTNESPQRPAPVPLHIMIQRALSSPGPAQPHPDGLQRAHTLLFETPPDYQGGRPLPVSIQPLKLSEDDYSEEEEEEDDEEEEEYDGEIPQPELEPRSRRCLIGDAGVCVIPGGNSSEEEEDEVEEDEEGEQDMRGEDSDSDGPVLYKDEDSDEDEEDEPPLSALASRVKRKDTLALKLSSRPCAPERDRFAQDRSNREDQPPGQTGLTWQSREQWEAIRTQIGTALTRRLSQRPTAEELEQRNILQPRNQADRQAEVREIKRRLTRKLSQRPTVAELQARKILRFHEYVEVTDAQDYDRRAEKPWTKLTPADKAAIRKELNDYKSTEMEVHEESRIYTRFHRP encoded by the exons ATGGAAAATCGTG ATGATGAAGCTGAGCAGCACCACAGCACTATGGTGGAAGAGGGGGGCAGCACAGGGGACAGCACTCCTCCCCCAAAGCGTAAGGGCAAGTTCTCCACCCTTGGCAAGATCTTCAAGCCCTGGAAGTGGCGGAAGAAGAAAAGCAGCGACAATTTCAAGGAAACTTCAGAAG AACTGGAGAGAAAGATGTCGACAAGGCGCACGCGGCAGGAGCTTATAGATCAGGGGGTGCTGAAGGAGGTCCCGGACAACG ATGCAGATACACAAAACCTGAAGCAGCACTATGTGAAGAACGGCCACACCCTGCCTTTGAGCGCTGGGgtaggaggaggtggaggggtCGTCAGTGGTGGCAAGAGTCCATGCAACCAGGGCAAACTGCCCTTAGAGTCCGACTTTAGGATGAACCAGGCCTGGCACGCCCAGCCAGACGACCGCAAAGGCCGATCTCCTTCGGATGGAGACCGCCGGGGAGCTCCGGGCTCCAGGGGCACGGGACTGCATGAAGATGTGCGGAAAGGGGGAGGGATGGGCTCACGTGCACATGTTGAGGGCGAGTGGAAGCCCAACCTGGTCTGGCAGGGCCAGATTCATGGTCAGATGGAGGAGGGCAGACGTGGGGGCAGACTTCACCCTGAGGACGGGCAGAAGAGGCCCGGGCTGCAGAAGGCCCCATCGGAGGATTGCAGAAGGAGTCGACCTGCCGAAGCGGACTGGAAGCCCACGCTCCCTCGACATGCATCTGCTGAGGAGGGAAGGGCCCGCAGAG AGTCAGACAGCCATTTTGTCCCTGACCCAGAAGCCCTACGCGACGCCCTGCGGGACACCCTGCGTGAACCTCTGCCACCGAAACAGTCTGTCATGCCTCCAAAATGGCTGATGACCTCCCCCCCCGAACCTGGCAGCAAGGGTCCACCTCGAACCCCATCCAACCACCCCACGACCCAGTACTGCTCTCCCTCCACTGCCTCGGGTGTGGCGCCCAAACCTGTTCGGTCCATCTCATCTGCCGGCGCGCCCTCTCAGCAGTCTTCATGTGTAGCCCCGACCTCCACCTCTCATGGCACCAAGCAGCCCCCTCTGCCCCCACCCAAGCCTGTGAACAGGGGCAACGCCACCATGCTGG GTGACTTCACCCAAGCCACTGGAGGTGCCAGTCTTGTGCCAGCGAAGCCCTCTCCACCTATGCCTCCTAAGAGGACCACCCCCGTCACCAAACGCAACACGGAGGACTCGAGCCATCCCATCATCCCCTCGCCTCTTTCTCTGGAGGACCACAGCAACCTCCCCATGGGCTTTCagctccctccccctcctccctcccctcccctgccAACACACATACCACCTTCTCCTCCCCGCCAACACATACACGCCCACCACCTCCACCATCAGCACTCCTACCCCCACCCACTGCCTCAACCCATACCCATGCTGTTTGACCCACCAAGCCCGACCAATGAGTCTCCTCAGCGCCCGGCTCCCGTCCCGCTGCATATCATGATCCAGCGAGCCCTGTCCAGTCCCGGCCCGGCTCAGCCGCATCCAGACGGGTTGCAGCGTGCGCACACACTGCTATTTGAAACCCCTCCGGACTACCAAGGTGGTCGCCCACTTCCTGTCAGCATCCAACCACTAAAACT ATCTGAAGATGACTactcagaggaggaagaggaggaagatgatgaggaagaggaggagtacGATGGGGAGATCCCCCAGCCAGAGCTAGAGCCACGGAGTCGCAGATGCTTGATCGGAGACGCCGGTGTTTGCGTCATCCCAGGTGGAAACAgcagtgaggaggaggaagacgagGTAGAAGAGGATGAGGAAGGAGAGCAAGACATGCGTGGGGAGGACAGCGACTCCGACGGTCCTGTGCTTTATAAAGATGAAGACTCCGATGAAGATGAGGAGGACGAACCCCCACTAA GTGCCCTGGCCAGCAGAGTCAAGAGGAAGGACACCTTGGCTCTGAAGCTGAGCAGCCGTCCCTGTGCCCCAGAGAGGGACAGGTTTGCCCAGGACAGGAGCAACAGAGAGGACCAACCTCCAGGACAGACCGGCCTCACCTGGCAGAGCAGGGAGCAGTGGGAGGCCATCCGCACACAGATCGGCACTGCACTCACAAG GCGACTTAGCCAGAGACCCACAGCTGAAGAGCTCGAGCAAAGAAACATCCTTCAGC CCAGAAATCAGGCTGACAGGCAAGCTGAGGTTAGAGAGATCAAGCGGCGGCTGACCAGGAAG CTGAGTCAAAGACCCACAGTTGCAGAACTGCAGGCAAGAAAAATCCTGCGGTTCCACGAGTATGTGGAAGTAACCGATGCTCAAGACTATGATCGGAGAGCAGAAAAGCCGTGGACCAAGCTGACTCCTGCTGATAAG GCGGCCATCCGGAAGGAGCTCAACGATTATAAGAGCACTGAAATGGAGGTCCATGAAGAGAGCAGAATCTACACGAG gtTCCATCGGCCTTAG
- the phactr4b gene encoding phosphatase and actin regulator 4B isoform X4 produces MVRTCPLNPEPLCCSLEQLSATCPSGIFCWDIYRTVNLNASCFPMACCFKSRHHGSWTLNTPIPDDEAEQHHSTMVEEGGSTGDSTPPPKRKGKFSTLGKIFKPWKWRKKKSSDNFKETSEELERKMSTRRTRQELIDQGVLKEVPDNDADTQNLKQHYVKNGHTLPLSAGVGGGGGVVSGGKSPCNQGKLPLESDFRMNQAWHAQPDDRKGRSPSDGDRRGAPGSRGTGLHEDVRKGGGMGSRAHVEGEWKPNLVWQGQIHGQMEEGRRGGRLHPEDGQKRPGLQKAPSEDCRRSRPAEADWKPTLPRHASAEEGRARRESDSHFVPDPEALRDALRDTLREPLPPKQSVMPPKWLMTSPPEPGSKGPPRTPSNHPTTQYCSPSTASGVAPKPVRSISSAGAPSQQSSCVAPTSTSHGTKQPPLPPPKPVNRGNATMLGDFTQATGGASLVPAKPSPPMPPKRTTPVTKRNTEDSSHPIIPSPLSLEDHSNLPMGFQLPPPPPSPPLPTHIPPSPPRQHIHAHHLHHQHSYPHPLPQPIPMLFDPPSPTNESPQRPAPVPLHIMIQRALSSPGPAQPHPDGLQRAHTLLFETPPDYQGGRPLPVSIQPLKLSEDDYSEEEEEEDDEEEEEYDGEIPQPELEPRSRRCLIGDAGVCVIPGGNSSEEEEDEVEEDEEGEQDMRGEDSDSDGPVLYKDEDSDEDEEDEPPLSALASRVKRKDTLALKLSSRPCAPERDRFAQDRSNREDQPPGQTGLTWQSREQWEAIRTQIGTALTRRLSQRPTAEELEQRNILQPRNQADRQAEVREIKRRLTRKLSQRPTVAELQARKILRFHEYVEVTDAQDYDRRAEKPWTKLTPADKAAIRKELNDYKSTEMEVHEESRIYTRFHRP; encoded by the exons atggtgcggacaTGTCCCTTGAACCCGGAGCCTCTCTGCTGTAGTTTGGAACAGCTATCTGCAACTTGTCCTTCTGGCATTTTCTGTTGGGATATATACAGGACAGTTAATTTGAATGCTTCCTGCTTCCCCATGGCATGCTGTTTCAAGTCCCGCCACCATGGAAGCTGGACGCTTAACACCCCTATTCCAG ATGATGAAGCTGAGCAGCACCACAGCACTATGGTGGAAGAGGGGGGCAGCACAGGGGACAGCACTCCTCCCCCAAAGCGTAAGGGCAAGTTCTCCACCCTTGGCAAGATCTTCAAGCCCTGGAAGTGGCGGAAGAAGAAAAGCAGCGACAATTTCAAGGAAACTTCAGAAG AACTGGAGAGAAAGATGTCGACAAGGCGCACGCGGCAGGAGCTTATAGATCAGGGGGTGCTGAAGGAGGTCCCGGACAACG ATGCAGATACACAAAACCTGAAGCAGCACTATGTGAAGAACGGCCACACCCTGCCTTTGAGCGCTGGGgtaggaggaggtggaggggtCGTCAGTGGTGGCAAGAGTCCATGCAACCAGGGCAAACTGCCCTTAGAGTCCGACTTTAGGATGAACCAGGCCTGGCACGCCCAGCCAGACGACCGCAAAGGCCGATCTCCTTCGGATGGAGACCGCCGGGGAGCTCCGGGCTCCAGGGGCACGGGACTGCATGAAGATGTGCGGAAAGGGGGAGGGATGGGCTCACGTGCACATGTTGAGGGCGAGTGGAAGCCCAACCTGGTCTGGCAGGGCCAGATTCATGGTCAGATGGAGGAGGGCAGACGTGGGGGCAGACTTCACCCTGAGGACGGGCAGAAGAGGCCCGGGCTGCAGAAGGCCCCATCGGAGGATTGCAGAAGGAGTCGACCTGCCGAAGCGGACTGGAAGCCCACGCTCCCTCGACATGCATCTGCTGAGGAGGGAAGGGCCCGCAGAG AGTCAGACAGCCATTTTGTCCCTGACCCAGAAGCCCTACGCGACGCCCTGCGGGACACCCTGCGTGAACCTCTGCCACCGAAACAGTCTGTCATGCCTCCAAAATGGCTGATGACCTCCCCCCCCGAACCTGGCAGCAAGGGTCCACCTCGAACCCCATCCAACCACCCCACGACCCAGTACTGCTCTCCCTCCACTGCCTCGGGTGTGGCGCCCAAACCTGTTCGGTCCATCTCATCTGCCGGCGCGCCCTCTCAGCAGTCTTCATGTGTAGCCCCGACCTCCACCTCTCATGGCACCAAGCAGCCCCCTCTGCCCCCACCCAAGCCTGTGAACAGGGGCAACGCCACCATGCTGG GTGACTTCACCCAAGCCACTGGAGGTGCCAGTCTTGTGCCAGCGAAGCCCTCTCCACCTATGCCTCCTAAGAGGACCACCCCCGTCACCAAACGCAACACGGAGGACTCGAGCCATCCCATCATCCCCTCGCCTCTTTCTCTGGAGGACCACAGCAACCTCCCCATGGGCTTTCagctccctccccctcctccctcccctcccctgccAACACACATACCACCTTCTCCTCCCCGCCAACACATACACGCCCACCACCTCCACCATCAGCACTCCTACCCCCACCCACTGCCTCAACCCATACCCATGCTGTTTGACCCACCAAGCCCGACCAATGAGTCTCCTCAGCGCCCGGCTCCCGTCCCGCTGCATATCATGATCCAGCGAGCCCTGTCCAGTCCCGGCCCGGCTCAGCCGCATCCAGACGGGTTGCAGCGTGCGCACACACTGCTATTTGAAACCCCTCCGGACTACCAAGGTGGTCGCCCACTTCCTGTCAGCATCCAACCACTAAAACT ATCTGAAGATGACTactcagaggaggaagaggaggaagatgatgaggaagaggaggagtacGATGGGGAGATCCCCCAGCCAGAGCTAGAGCCACGGAGTCGCAGATGCTTGATCGGAGACGCCGGTGTTTGCGTCATCCCAGGTGGAAACAgcagtgaggaggaggaagacgagGTAGAAGAGGATGAGGAAGGAGAGCAAGACATGCGTGGGGAGGACAGCGACTCCGACGGTCCTGTGCTTTATAAAGATGAAGACTCCGATGAAGATGAGGAGGACGAACCCCCACTAA GTGCCCTGGCCAGCAGAGTCAAGAGGAAGGACACCTTGGCTCTGAAGCTGAGCAGCCGTCCCTGTGCCCCAGAGAGGGACAGGTTTGCCCAGGACAGGAGCAACAGAGAGGACCAACCTCCAGGACAGACCGGCCTCACCTGGCAGAGCAGGGAGCAGTGGGAGGCCATCCGCACACAGATCGGCACTGCACTCACAAG GCGACTTAGCCAGAGACCCACAGCTGAAGAGCTCGAGCAAAGAAACATCCTTCAGC CCAGAAATCAGGCTGACAGGCAAGCTGAGGTTAGAGAGATCAAGCGGCGGCTGACCAGGAAG CTGAGTCAAAGACCCACAGTTGCAGAACTGCAGGCAAGAAAAATCCTGCGGTTCCACGAGTATGTGGAAGTAACCGATGCTCAAGACTATGATCGGAGAGCAGAAAAGCCGTGGACCAAGCTGACTCCTGCTGATAAG GCGGCCATCCGGAAGGAGCTCAACGATTATAAGAGCACTGAAATGGAGGTCCATGAAGAGAGCAGAATCTACACGAG gtTCCATCGGCCTTAG